CCTCGGTCTACGGCACTGGCGAGCGCTCAGCGTACCGACGCGGCGGGCCTGTTCTCGGCCCAATGAGTGACCTCGCGGTCGGTCCGCCCGGCAACCGTCGTCCCCGCACCTAATCTGATCGCATGTCAGATGACGAGTCGTACGAACTGCTCGGTTTCGACAACGTGCTGCTGCCCGTCGGGGACCTCGGTGAGGCCGTCGGGTTCTATGAACGCGCCGGGTTCGCGGTGGGGTTCCGGCTCGACGAGGCGGGGATCGCGGGGCTGAAGGTCGGGGGTGAGATGCCCGGCGTGCTGCTCAGGCAGGAGGAGGGGCTCGGGCACCGTCCACCGCCGTGGCCGTCCCCGCGCCTGTGGCTGGAGGTGCCGGACGCGCGCGTGGCCGCGCGGAAGCTGCGCGCCGCCGGGATCGCCCTGCTGGACGAGCCGTCCTCGGTGGCCACCGGGTGGACCGTCGAGGTCGCCGACCCGTGGGGCAACGTCCTCGGGTTCACCGACTACACCAAGCGGCCGGAGCTCGGTCGCAGGCCGTGACCCGAGGGGCTCTAGGCTCCTTTCGTGCCCGCGAAGAACGAAGAGGGCGGCGTAGTGCCGTCCAGCAAGAACGAAGCGGACGGCTCCGCGCCGTCCAGCAAGTCCGAGCAGACCCGCGCCCTCATCCTGGAGACCGCCATGCGGCTCTTCCAGGAACGCGGCTACGACAAGACGACCATGCGGGCCATCGCCAAGGAGGCCGGCGTCTCCGTCGGCAACGCCTACTACTACTTCGAGGGCAAGGAGCACCTGATCCAGGGCTTCTACGACCGGATCGCCGCCGAGCACCAGGTGGCCGTCCGGGAGGTCCTAGCGCGGGAGACGGACCTGGAGGCGCGGCTCGCGGGCGTGCTGCGGGCGTGGCTGGACATCGCCACGCCGTACCACGAGTTCGCGGTGCAGTTCTTCAAGAACGCCGCCGACCCCGACAGCCCGCTCAGCCCCTTCTCCGAGGAGTCGGAGCACGCGCGCGTGGAGGCGATCTCCGTTCACCGCCAGGTGCTGGCCGGGACGAGGACCAAGGTGCCGGAGGAGCTGCGGGACGTGCTGCCCGAGCTGATGTGGCTCTCCCAGATGGGGCTCGTGCTGTATTGGATCTTCGACCGGACCGAGGGGCGGGAGCGGAGCTACCGGCTCGCCGAGCGCGGGGCGCGGCTCACCGCGCGCGGGGTGGCGCTGGCCCGGTTCCGGGTGCTGCGGCCACTCGTGCGGGAGGTGCACGAGCTGTTCACGGACTTCCTGCCGGGGATGACGAAGATGATGCCCGACCCCGGCAGGAAGCCCTCGTAGTCCGCGTCAGTTGACGGCGTCGACCTCGCCCTCGGCCAGCTCCACGTCGTACACCAGCGGCCCGTCCGCGACGACCACGTGCCCCGCGCGCGAGCCGTACGAGGCCGCCGACACCGCCAGGAGGTACGTGCCCGGCGCCGGGACCGACACGATGTACGAGCCGTCGGCCAGCGACACCACCCGGTCCAGCTGGCGCCCGCCGCGCGAGAGCAGGCTCACCGACGCGCCCTCCACGGGTTCCCCGTCGGCGTTCCGGACGAAGCCGTGGACGGCCGAGGCCGGGCCGTCCGGCTCCGACACCACCTGAGCGGGCTCGTCCTCCTTCGGCTCCACCGCCAGATGCGGCAACCGCTTCTCCAGCCCCTCCGGCAGCCACCAGTTGGAGTTGCCGAGCAGGTGCATCGCGGCCGGCACCAGCGCCGTACGCAGGATGAACGCGTCCAGGGCGACGGCGGCGGCGAGGCCGATGCCCGCCATGGCGCCCTCCATGTCGCCGCTGAGCACGAACGCGGAGAACACGCAGATCATGATCAGGGCCGCGCAGTTGATGACCCGGCTGGTCTCGGCCAGGCCGACGCGCACCGCGCGCGCGTTGTCGCGCGTGTGGACCCACTCCTCGTGCATCCGGCTCACCAGGAACACCTGGTAGTCCATCGAGAGGCCGAAGAGGAGGGACAGCATGATGACCGGCAGGAACGCCGTGATCGGGCCCTCCTTGCCGATGCCGATGAACTCCGTGCCCCAGCCCCACTGGAAGATCGCCACCAGGACGCCGAAGGACGCGGCCGCCGCGATGAGGTTCATCAGGGCCGCCGTCAGCGGCACCACCAGCGAGCGGAAGGCGACCAGCAGGAGCAGGAACCCGAGGCCGATGATGGTCGCGACGAAGTACGGCAGCCGGTCGCCGGTGACGGCCGCGAAGTCCTTGAAGACCGCCGTCACGCCGCCCACATGGGCCTCGGTGCCGGAGGCCGGGATCACGTCGTCGCGCAGCCGGTCGATCAGCTGGTCGGTCTTCTCCGACTGCGGGGAGGTCGTCGGGACGACCTGGATGACGGAGATGCCGTTGGCGGGCGGCGCGGCGGCGACCTGGGCGACGCCCTCCGTGGACTTGATGCTGGTCGCGAGCGCCTGGGCGTCGCCCTTCTCGACGACCACCTGGAGCGGCCCGTTGAAGCCGGGCCCGAAGCCCTCGGCGAGCAGGTCGTACGCCTGCCGGGTGGTCTGCGACTCCTGGTGGTTGCCCTGGTCGGTGGCGCCGAGCCGGATCGACAGCACGGGCAGCGCGAGGACCGCCATCACCACGAAGGCCGCCGCGGCGATGGAACGCGGGCGTTTCTGCACGAACGACGACCAGCGCGCCGCGAGTCCGCTCGCCTCCGCCGACTCGGGGCCGTTCGCGGCGAGCCGGCGCCGCTGCCGGCGGCTGAGGACCCGCATGCCGAGCATCCCGAGGAGAGCGGGCAGCAAGGTGGTCGCCGCCAGCACGCTCAGCACGACGGTCAGGGAGGTCGCGACGACCACGCCGTCCAGGAAGCGCATGTTCATCACCAGCATGCCGGCGAGCGCGATGCAGACGGTGCCGCCCGCGAACAGCACCGCGCGCCCCGAGGTGTTGAGGGCGGTGACAGCCGCGTCCTCCGGCTTCATGCCGCGCAGGATGCCGCGCCGGTGCCGGGTGACGATGAACAGGGCGTAGTCGATGCCGACGCCCAGGCCGATCAACGAGCCGAGCAGCGGGGCGACTTCGGGCACGTCCGTGACATGGCTGAGCAGCGAGGTCGCCATCAGGCCGGTGCCGAGGGCCGCGATGGCCACGACCAGCGGCAGCAGCATCGCGAAGAGCGAGCCGAAGGCCAGGAACAGCACGACGGCCGCGGCGACGATGCCGACCAGCTCGGCGGTGCCCTGCGGAGGCTCCTGGGTGCGGGCGATCGCCTGGCCGCCCAACTCGACCTGGAGACCGTCCTGTTCCGCGGCCCGCGCGGTGTCGACGACGTCCTCGATCAGCTCCTTGGGCACCGCGTTCGCCTGCTCGGCGAAGGTGACCTGGGCGTACGCGATCCGCCCGTCCTGGCTGATCTGCGCGGCGCCGCCGGCCGCGTAGGGGTCGGTGACCTCACCGACGCCCTTCATCGCCGCGATCTCCTTGAGCGCGGGTTCGAGCCGGGATCGTACGGACTCGTCCCGTACCGAGCCCTCGTCGACCTTCCACACCACCGTGTCGGTGTCGCCCGCGCTCTGCGGGAAGGCCTTCGTCATCAGGTCGTACGCCGTCTTCGAGTCCGTGTCCGGCAGGGAGAAGACGTTCGCGTAGTCGGTGCCCGCGGCCGAACCCGCCGCGCCCAGCCCGAACAACGCCCCCACCCACAAGAACAGGACCACCAGCCGGTGCCGATAGCACCACCGTGCCAATGCCGCCACGCGAAACACTCCCCAGTCGGTCGTCGGTCGGTCCCCCAGGTCCTGGGCAACAAGACTGGCGGCGCCGCGCGTGCGGGGACACCGAAGCCGACCGACTCTCAAGGAACTCCAAAGCACCGGACCCACCCGCTGTCAGTGGGGCCGCCGATACTGGGGGCATGACGACGGCTCCAGGCACCGTGCTGGTCGTGGAGGACGAGGAGAGCATCGCGGACGTCCTCGCGATCGCGCTGCGCTACCACCGGTTCGAGGTGATGGTCGCGGGCAGCGTCCGTGAGGCCCTGGCGCTCGCCGAGCGCACCCGGCCCGACGCGGCGCTGCTCGACGTGATGCTGCCCGACGGCGACGGACGCGCCCTCGGGCGGCAACTGCGCGCCGAGCGGCCGGAGCTGGCGCTGGTCTTCCTCACCGCGCGCGACGCGCCCTCCGAGGTCGTCGGCGCCCTCGGCTTCGGCGACGACTACATCACCAAGCCGTTCAACATCGACGAGGTCGTCGCCCGGATCACCGCCGTGCTGCGCCGCACA
This DNA window, taken from Streptomyces sp. NBC_00663, encodes the following:
- a CDS encoding TetR/AcrR family transcriptional regulator produces the protein MPSSKNEADGSAPSSKSEQTRALILETAMRLFQERGYDKTTMRAIAKEAGVSVGNAYYYFEGKEHLIQGFYDRIAAEHQVAVREVLARETDLEARLAGVLRAWLDIATPYHEFAVQFFKNAADPDSPLSPFSEESEHARVEAISVHRQVLAGTRTKVPEELRDVLPELMWLSQMGLVLYWIFDRTEGRERSYRLAERGARLTARGVALARFRVLRPLVREVHELFTDFLPGMTKMMPDPGRKPS
- a CDS encoding VOC family protein; this translates as MSDDESYELLGFDNVLLPVGDLGEAVGFYERAGFAVGFRLDEAGIAGLKVGGEMPGVLLRQEEGLGHRPPPWPSPRLWLEVPDARVAARKLRAAGIALLDEPSSVATGWTVEVADPWGNVLGFTDYTKRPELGRRP
- a CDS encoding response regulator transcription factor, with product MTTAPGTVLVVEDEESIADVLAIALRYHRFEVMVAGSVREALALAERTRPDAALLDVMLPDGDGRALGRQLRAERPELALVFLTARDAPSEVVGALGFGDDYITKPFNIDEVVARITAVLRRTRSADVLPQRPVLRYGDLELDETTYSAHRAGRTVELTPTEYALLRFLVRNGGRIVPKEQLLRHVWQYEHTPPESTVVETYISYLRRKLDALGPPMITTRRGVGYGLA
- a CDS encoding MMPL family transporter; its protein translation is MARWCYRHRLVVLFLWVGALFGLGAAGSAAGTDYANVFSLPDTDSKTAYDLMTKAFPQSAGDTDTVVWKVDEGSVRDESVRSRLEPALKEIAAMKGVGEVTDPYAAGGAAQISQDGRIAYAQVTFAEQANAVPKELIEDVVDTARAAEQDGLQVELGGQAIARTQEPPQGTAELVGIVAAAVVLFLAFGSLFAMLLPLVVAIAALGTGLMATSLLSHVTDVPEVAPLLGSLIGLGVGIDYALFIVTRHRRGILRGMKPEDAAVTALNTSGRAVLFAGGTVCIALAGMLVMNMRFLDGVVVATSLTVVLSVLAATTLLPALLGMLGMRVLSRRQRRRLAANGPESAEASGLAARWSSFVQKRPRSIAAAAFVVMAVLALPVLSIRLGATDQGNHQESQTTRQAYDLLAEGFGPGFNGPLQVVVEKGDAQALATSIKSTEGVAQVAAAPPANGISVIQVVPTTSPQSEKTDQLIDRLRDDVIPASGTEAHVGGVTAVFKDFAAVTGDRLPYFVATIIGLGFLLLLVAFRSLVVPLTAALMNLIAAAASFGVLVAIFQWGWGTEFIGIGKEGPITAFLPVIMLSLLFGLSMDYQVFLVSRMHEEWVHTRDNARAVRVGLAETSRVINCAALIMICVFSAFVLSGDMEGAMAGIGLAAAVALDAFILRTALVPAAMHLLGNSNWWLPEGLEKRLPHLAVEPKEDEPAQVVSEPDGPASAVHGFVRNADGEPVEGASVSLLSRGGRQLDRVVSLADGSYIVSVPAPGTYLLAVSAASYGSRAGHVVVADGPLVYDVELAEGEVDAVN